The region CCCGAGGCGTCGGATATCAATCAGCAGGTAAGCGACCAGTTGGCCAGGTCCGTGATAGGTAACCTGCCCACCACGCTCGACACTGACTACCGGAATGCCCCCCGCCGCCAATACGTGCTCGGCCTTGCCAGCCTGTCCCTGGGTAAACACGGACGGGTGCTGCAACAGCCAGATTTCGTCCGGCGTATCGCTATCGCGCTCGGCAGTGAAAACGCGCATGGCCTCCAGGGTTGGCTGATAGTCCACCAAGCCAAGTTCGCGGATGATCAACTGCGGCATCAGAGAACCATTTGAACCCGCCCGGAGGCTTTCAGCTCAGCATTCAGGGCCTCAAGCTGATCCGCCCCGGTTGCTGTTATCACCATCCGGATGGAAACGAAGCGTCCATTTTTACTGTCACGTACATCAATCGAGTTGCGGTCAAAGCCAGGCGCATGGCGCTCGACGATCTCGCTGACCAGCTCGACAAAGCCTTCCCCCGCCGCACCAATTACCTTTATAGGGTACCGACAAGGGAACTCGATACGCGGTGCATCGCTAGTCGAATCGCTCATACCAATCCTCCGGTTCAGTCAAACAGTCCGTAAAAGAACAGGCGAATGCTGTCCCACAGACGACCAAAGATCCCAGCTTCTTCTACGTCGCTGAGCGCAACCAGCGGAGCGGCATGCACCACTTTTTCACCATCACGTACTTCGACCTGTCCGAGCACGTCGCCAGCCGCGATAGGCGCCTTGATACGGCTGTTCATGACGATGCTGGCTTCAAGTTTTTCGAGCTGACCCTTCGGCAGAGTCAGAACCAGACCGTCGCTGAGTCCCACGTCAACCGTATCCTGCTCGCCAGCCCAAACGCGGGCCTGGGACA is a window of Pseudomonas sp. gcc21 DNA encoding:
- a CDS encoding YbeD family protein, whose amino-acid sequence is MSDSTSDAPRIEFPCRYPIKVIGAAGEGFVELVSEIVERHAPGFDRNSIDVRDSKNGRFVSIRMVITATGADQLEALNAELKASGRVQMVL